The Amycolatopsis sp. DG1A-15b genome contains the following window.
CTTGAACTTGCCGAAGTCCATGAGCTTGCACACCGGCGGGCGGGCCTGCGGCGCGACCTCGACGAGGTCGAGGTCGTTCTCCTGCGCCAGGCGCAGCGCATCCTCGATCCGGACGATGCCGACCTGTTCGCCGGCGGGTCCGACGAGACGGACCTCCGGCACCCGGATTCGGTCGTTGATGCGTGTCTCGGAGCTGATGGGGCCTCCTTGGTCCGAGGAATGTTTCCTGTTCTCGTTCGACCTGGTGCCCACATAGCGAAGGCCCCGACACCGTTCGGTGCGCGGGGCCCACTCTGTTTCCGATCGTGCCCCGGAGGACACTTCTTCACCCTGACTTCACGTCCGGGTGAGACCGGACCCGGCCACCTGTACGGTGACGCGGGTGGGAGCGGGGCTCCACTTGCCGCCCCCGATCGCTCGGGGGCTGGTCGCTCGTGGAAGGGTACCAGACGTGTCGGAACAACCTTCCCAACAGCCCCCGTATTCCCCGGACGCGCGCCACCTGGAGGACATCCCCAGCGTGGAGGTGATCAGCCGCGCCGCCGTCATGCTGCTGTCGGCCGGCGCCGAACGGCTCGGCCTGGCCGACGCCGACCCCGCCACCTCCCCGCACCGCGACCTCGACGAAGCGCGCCGCCTCATCACCGCGCTGGCCGGGCTCGTGACGGCCTCCGCGGAGTACCTGGGCCTGCACGCCGGGCCGCTGCGCGACGGCCTGCAGTCGCTCCAGAAGGCGTTCCGGGAGGCGTCGGCCGTGCCCGACGAGCCCGGGCAGGGCCCCGGCGAAAAGTACACCGGCCCGGTCTACTGACCTTTCACTCGCTCGGCCACTTGCCGAGCGAGTCGTCCGACATCTAAAATGTTAGATGTGAGTCTCTCAAAGGTCACTCGGCCGCTCCTGCGCGACGAGGCGTACGACCGCATCCGGACCGCGATCGTCGACGGCACGCTCCCCCCGGGCACCCCGCTCCGGGACGCCGACCTCGCCGAGCAGCTCGGCCTGTCCAAGGCCCCGGTGCGCCAGGCCCTGCTGCGCCTGGCCGACGACGGCCTGGTCGACTCCAAGCCCCAGAGCTACACCCGGGTCTCCGAGGTGATGTCGCCCGACGTCATCGACGCCCGCCAGATCGTCCGGTTGCTGCACGAGTTCGCCGTCCGCCAGGCGGCCCCCCGCTGCCGGCCGGCCGACATCGCCGCGATGCGCGCGGCCAACGACCGCTTCGCCGCGGCGATCGAAGCGCGCGACATCGCCGCCGCCGTGAAAGCCGACGACGAGCTGCACGACGTCCCGGTCCGCCTGGCGGGCAACGCCGCGGTGGCCGCGACCCTCGACCGCTACACGCCCCTGCTGCGCCGCCTGGAACACGCCCGGTTCAGCTCGACGCTGGCCTGGAACTCGGTCGAGCGCCACACGAAGCTCATCGACGCCCTCGAGAAGCGGGACACCGAAACCGCCGTCTCGGTGATCTCGACCATCTGGACCGACCTGCTGGAGGAACTGTGACCCTCGACGCCTTCCCGCGCTTCCCGCTGCTCTTCGGTCCGTCGCCGGTGCACCCGCTCGAGCGCCTCACCGCGCACCTCGGCGGCGCGCAGGTCTGGGCCAAGCGCGAGGACGTCAACTCCGGCCTCGCCTACGGCGGCAACAAGACCCGCAAGCTCGAATACCTCGTCGCCGACGCGCTGGCGCAGGGAGCCGACACGCTCGTCTCCATCGGCGGCGTCCAGTCCAACCACACCCGGCAGGTCGCCGCGGCCGCCGCGCGCGCCGGGCTGAAGGCCGTGCTCGTGCAGGAAAGCTGGGTCGACTGGCACGACCCGCTCTACGACAAGGTCGGCAACATCCAGCTCTCGCGCATCCTCGGCGCGGACGTCCGGCTCGTCCAGGCCGGCTTCGGCATCGGGTTCAAGCAGGCGTGGGAGGACGCGGTCGCCGAGATCGAACAGAACGGCGGGAAGCCGTACGCCATCCCGGCCGGCGCGTCGGACCACCGGCTCGGCGGCCTCGGCTTCGCGAACTGGGTCGTGGAGCTGGAACAGCAGGAGAAGGAACTCGGCGTCTTCTTCGACACCGTGATCGTCTGCTCGGTCACCGGCAGCACCCAGGGTGGCATGGTCGCCGGGGTGGCCGGCCACCGGAACCGGCGCATCCTCGGCATCGACGCCTCCGCGAAGCCCGGCGAGACCCGCGAGCAAATCACGCGCATCGCGCGCAACACCGCCGAGCTGATCGGCGCCGGCGAGATCGCGGAGGTCGAGCTGGACGACCGCTACCACGGCGGGGTCTACGGCATCCCCGACAAGTCCACTGTGGACGCGATCGAAACGTGCGCCCGGCTGGAGGGCATGATCACCGACCCGGTGTACGAGGGCAAGTCGATGGCCGCGCTGATCGACCTCGTCGGGAGCGGCGAGATCGAGCGCGGCTCGAACGTCCTGTACGCCCACCTCGGCGGGCAGCCCGCGCTCAACGGCTACACGAGCGTCCTGGGCTGAGCGCGCCGGGGCCGGGCACGCACCCGGCCCCGGCGAAACCTCAGTCCAGCACGCAGAGCACGTCGATCTCGACGAGGAGCTCGCCCGGGAGGCCGACGTACACCGTCGTGCGGGCGGGCTGCGGCGCGTCGCCGATCAGCTCGTCGTACACCTCGTTGAACGGCGCGAAGTGCGCGGTGTCGGTCAGGTACACCCGGACCATGATCGCGTCGGCGAGACTCGAGCCCGCCGCCGTCAGCACGGCTTCGATGTTCTTGAACGTCTGCCGGGTCTGGCCCGCGACGTCGGCACCGACGATCTCGTTCGTGGCCGGGTCGAAGGCGACCTGGCCGGCGACCTGCAGCAGGTTCCCCTTGCGGACGGCCTGCGAGAACTTCGCCGGCGGCTTCGGCGCGTTCTCGGTGGAAACTGCCGTCTTGCTCATCAGTGCCCCTTTCCGTTCTCCGTCCATCCACTGTGGACGGAAGCTTCCTTCGTGGCGGCCCGCAGCTCCGGCACCAGCGCCAGCAGGCCTTCGTAGTCGAGCAGCACCTTCGGCACCGACATCGACGCGGCGGCGAGGACTTCGCCGCCCGTGCCCCGCACCGGCGCCGCGATGCAGTGGATGAAGTCCTCGTGTTCGGCGTTGTCGACGGCGTACCCGAGCTGCGCCACGCGCTCCAGCTCGGCGAGGTAGGCCTCGGGGCCGGTGATCGTGTTCGGCGTCCGCACCGGGTACTCGATCGACCGCGCGATCTCCTCGCGGCGGGCCGCGGGCATGGCGGCGACCAGCACCTTCCCCACCGCGGTGCAGTGCAGTGGCGCGCGCTTGCCGATGCGCGAGTACATCCGCACCGAGTGCCGGCCTTCGAACTTGTCGATGTAGACGACTTCGCCGTCCTCGTAGCTGGCCAGGTGCACGGTGTGCCCGGTGCGCGAGTTGAGGGCGGCGAGCGCGGGGTGGGCGCTGCGCCGGACGTCGAAGGAGTCCAGGGCCTGGTTGGCGAGGTCGAACATGGCGCTGCCCAGCCGGTAGTGGCGAGCGCCTTCGCGGCGGACGAAGTGGTGCTGTTCGAGGGTGCGCAGCAGCCGCAGCACCGTCGACTTGTGCACGCCGATCTCGTCGGCGAGGTCGTCGAGGGTCCGCGCGTCCTGCGCGATCGAACCCAGCAGCGTCAGCGCGCGGTCCAGGCTTTGACTCATGCGAGCACCACGCCCTCTCCGGTCAGCCGGGCCGAACGCCACTCGTCCGGGTCCGCGTGGAGCAGGGTATCCACGACCTCGGGCGGCAGCGGCACGCCGACGTCGTCGTGGGTCAGCAGGGTGACGGCGGCCTGCAGGTGCCCCTGCCGCAGCCGTTCCAAGGGTGTGGCCCCGCGCAGGGTCGCGGCGAGGAAGCCCGCGGCGAACGCGTCGCCGGCGCCGACCGGCTCGACGACGTCGACCTTCAGCGCGGGCGCGAACAACGGCTCCCCCTCGACCAGCGTCGCACCGCGCTCACCGTGCTTGACCACGAGCGTGCGCGGCCCCGGCAGCAGCGCGCGCAGTTCCGCCGGATCGCCGGTCCCCCACACCTGCTGAGCTTCGTCGTCGCCGGTCAGGACGATGTCCGCCCGCCCGGCCAGGTCGGCGAGCAGGCCGGGGTCACGGCCGGCCCACAGCGCCGGCCGCAGGTTGACGTCGAAGGAGATCAGCCGGTCGCCGCGGGGCAGCTCCAGCAGGGCACGCACCAGCGCGAGGCAGCTGTCCGACAGCGCGGGCGTGATGCCCGACAGGTGCAGCACGCGGACGCCGTCGAGGTCCAGCCGGTCCAGCAGCGACGGGCCCATCCCGGACGCGGCCGAGCCCGTCCGGTAGTAGCGCACGGGACTGCCGCCGGCGCCGCTTTCCTTGACGTAGAGCCCGGTCGGGCGCAGCGGGTCGACGGAACACGCGCTGACGTCGACGCCGTGGGAGGCGACCTCCCGCAGCATCGCCCGGCCGAACGGGTCGTCCCCGACCGCGCTCACCCAGCCGCTGCGCACGCCCAGCGTCGGCAGGTTGCAGGCCACGTTCGATTCGGCGCCGCCGATGGTGCGCACCCAGTGCTTCACCTCGTCCGGCGGGCCGGGTTCGGCGGGCACGAACAGCGCCATCGACTCGCCCACGCACAACACCTCGGGCCCGCTCGTCACTTTCCGTCTCCCTGCCCTTCACCCCGTTGACCTGTGGCGACCCGGATGCTACACCTATGGCACTCAAAATGCGCAACAGTCGTTGCAACATACGCAACAGAGGTCGCCGCCGATGAATCGTTGCCTGATGGACCCCGCCACGCTCGACGCCCTCCGCCAGGAGCGCGTCGACTGGCGCTTCCGCTCCGCCGCGCCCGCCCTGACCGGACTCACCCTGCAAGAGGCCGCGGACCGCCGGCTGAACCTGTTCAGCGACGGGTTCTTCGGCCCCTTCGTCGTCCTCGACGACGAAGCACTCGAACACAACCTGCGCACGATGGCCGCCTGGTGCGCCGCCCGCGGCGTCGTGCTCGCCCCGCACGGCAAGACGACCATGGCACCGCAGCTGTTCGCACGCCAGATCGAGCACGGCGCGTGGGGCGTGACCTGCGCGAACGCCGGTCACCTCCGGATCTACCGCGCCTTCGG
Protein-coding sequences here:
- a CDS encoding DUF1844 domain-containing protein, which translates into the protein MSEQPSQQPPYSPDARHLEDIPSVEVISRAAVMLLSAGAERLGLADADPATSPHRDLDEARRLITALAGLVTASAEYLGLHAGPLRDGLQSLQKAFREASAVPDEPGQGPGEKYTGPVY
- a CDS encoding GntR family transcriptional regulator — translated: MLDVSLSKVTRPLLRDEAYDRIRTAIVDGTLPPGTPLRDADLAEQLGLSKAPVRQALLRLADDGLVDSKPQSYTRVSEVMSPDVIDARQIVRLLHEFAVRQAAPRCRPADIAAMRAANDRFAAAIEARDIAAAVKADDELHDVPVRLAGNAAVAATLDRYTPLLRRLEHARFSSTLAWNSVERHTKLIDALEKRDTETAVSVISTIWTDLLEEL
- a CDS encoding 1-aminocyclopropane-1-carboxylate deaminase gives rise to the protein MTLDAFPRFPLLFGPSPVHPLERLTAHLGGAQVWAKREDVNSGLAYGGNKTRKLEYLVADALAQGADTLVSIGGVQSNHTRQVAAAAARAGLKAVLVQESWVDWHDPLYDKVGNIQLSRILGADVRLVQAGFGIGFKQAWEDAVAEIEQNGGKPYAIPAGASDHRLGGLGFANWVVELEQQEKELGVFFDTVIVCSVTGSTQGGMVAGVAGHRNRRILGIDASAKPGETREQITRIARNTAELIGAGEIAEVELDDRYHGGVYGIPDKSTVDAIETCARLEGMITDPVYEGKSMAALIDLVGSGEIERGSNVLYAHLGGQPALNGYTSVLG
- a CDS encoding RidA family protein, whose product is MSKTAVSTENAPKPPAKFSQAVRKGNLLQVAGQVAFDPATNEIVGADVAGQTRQTFKNIEAVLTAAGSSLADAIMVRVYLTDTAHFAPFNEVYDELIGDAPQPARTTVYVGLPGELLVEIDVLCVLD
- a CDS encoding IclR family transcriptional regulator translates to MSQSLDRALTLLGSIAQDARTLDDLADEIGVHKSTVLRLLRTLEQHHFVRREGARHYRLGSAMFDLANQALDSFDVRRSAHPALAALNSRTGHTVHLASYEDGEVVYIDKFEGRHSVRMYSRIGKRAPLHCTAVGKVLVAAMPAARREEIARSIEYPVRTPNTITGPEAYLAELERVAQLGYAVDNAEHEDFIHCIAAPVRGTGGEVLAAASMSVPKVLLDYEGLLALVPELRAATKEASVHSGWTENGKGH
- a CDS encoding sugar kinase, giving the protein MTSGPEVLCVGESMALFVPAEPGPPDEVKHWVRTIGGAESNVACNLPTLGVRSGWVSAVGDDPFGRAMLREVASHGVDVSACSVDPLRPTGLYVKESGAGGSPVRYYRTGSAASGMGPSLLDRLDLDGVRVLHLSGITPALSDSCLALVRALLELPRGDRLISFDVNLRPALWAGRDPGLLADLAGRADIVLTGDDEAQQVWGTGDPAELRALLPGPRTLVVKHGERGATLVEGEPLFAPALKVDVVEPVGAGDAFAAGFLAATLRGATPLERLRQGHLQAAVTLLTHDDVGVPLPPEVVDTLLHADPDEWRSARLTGEGVVLA